Part of the Arvicanthis niloticus isolate mArvNil1 chromosome 2, mArvNil1.pat.X, whole genome shotgun sequence genome, ctccactatgttcatagcagccttatgtttaatagccagaagctggatatAACCTAtgtgtccctcaacagaggaaaggatagagaaaatctggtacatttatacaatggaatactactcagctattaaaaacaatgacctcatgaaattcttaggcaaatggatggaactagaaagtatcatcctgagtaagataacccagtcacaaaagaacacacatggtatgtactcactgataagtggatattagaaaaaAGGTAGGAATAcacacaatacaactcacagaccatatgaagctcaagaaggaagacccaagtttggatgcttcagtcctacttagatggaggaacaaaatagagaaaaggaggaatctgggaaggagagggagtgggaaggaaaaagggggcatgaTCAGGTGTGGAAGGAAATGGggaagaagtacagagggtcaggaaatttaATGGAGGTTTGTATCAGTGAGGGATGGGGAACTTACtacaaagtcccagatgccaggaaagcaagaggttcaCAGGACctaacagggatgacattagcagaaatactcaacaaagggaagatagaacctgtagagaccacctccagtagataggtacagcccccagttgaggtatggggtcacccacccatctcaaaaatattaacacagaattgttctgtctaaaggaaatttgAGGACAAAGAATGgaccagaaactgaaggaaggaccatccagagactgcccaacctACAGATCCATCACATCTGCaggcatcaaacccagacactattgctgatgccaagaagcacttgctgacaagagcctgatgtgGCTGTCTcataagaggctctgccagagcctgaccaatacagatgtgggtgcttgcagccaaccatcagactgagcatggggaccccaatggaggagtttggggaaggacttaaggagctgaagaagtgtgcaactccataggaagaacaacaatatgaaccaaccagagccccagagctcccatggactaagccaccagccaaagagtacacatagagagtcccatggctccagctgcttatgtagctgaggattgccttatctggcatcaatgggaagggaggctctTGGTTCTGTGGAGACTCGATGCCCCAAGTAGGGGAATGCTAAAAtggtaaggcaggagtgggtgggtgggtaaacTCTCTCATAAGAGCAGAGGGATGGATGGGATAGAGGATTtgcggaggggaaactgggaagtgggataatatttgaaatgtaaataaataaaataactaataaaaattttaaaaaataagtaaataaagattGCAACTTCATAAGTCTTATGTGGTTTAAGGAGAAGTGTTCACTGTGTATGAAGTATGTTTTAACATTATGTCAAACATCAGAAACTGTGAAAGACTAAATTCACAATATACAAGCTTTATGGAATATTGtaagtataatatttaaatatagcaTGCAATTATGAGAGTTGGCAACTCTGCACtttatttccagtttttaaaaaaaaactgatttttcagttatttttatatttctaattacaTTGAGTGTGCATAGGTCCATGCACACCTAAAAAGCATGATTGCCATTATTTCAAAtcaatgttgatttttttaagcCTTTATCAAGTTCCCACCCACTCCTCTTGGGATAACACTTATGAAATGTGTGTTCTTTCAGATCTTTCTTGTGTTttgcatttacatatatatgcctTTGTAAATGAATGTGACTCTACACATGAATGTAGTTCATTCGTGTGACAGGTAATGAATCAAGGTCCAGGAAACAAGAGATAAATTTATAAAAGGATGAATATTCAGTTTAGTCAGCATTAGAAGAACCAATAAGAGGTGATTAAAAGAATTAAGGCTGACTAGAATAGTGAGTTCTTATCATACTAAGGGCAGCAGGTCTAAGAGAAAAATAGAGGCTTGCTCAATCACAGTTAATATCTGCAAGTACAGACCAGAGTAAGCCAcagaaggctgctagcagaagcgTGGCACAGCTGCTTCTGTAGCTACCACATTGGAAAGGTACCTGTTATCCTAAATGTAGTGCCCCCCAAAGTCATTGTAACTCCACCTACCAAGCTATTCCAAGCATTCAAGTCACTGGTTTATAAGGAATGAAGCACGTGAGTAGACTAGTTAGTTCCAAGTGTTGTGAGTTCATTATTACATTTCATCTGTTATTAAAGAATCATGTGTAGATGCAATGTTGTTTGCATAACACAGGAATCaataaagttttactttaatgcacaaataatggaactggcaTCAATCACTCACATATTTCTTAATAGAAACAACCTAGTGATATAAAGTAATTGGTTCTGTATAGAACAAAGCTTTATACAGTAAGAAAGTCATTCAGGAGCACAGATAAGTATGATCCCAGTGAACCTCATCCTGAATCCCAAGCTAGTGAAGCACTGtggaaataaaaatgtcatataaaAAAGGTCAAAGGCAAACTTACAGTACTAGTAGCAGCACTTGAAGCACCTTAGCACATACTGTGTCTGTCTCAGTATACCGAATTTTATTATGTGGATGATGGCTGACTTTCATCACAGTGGTGATGTACTTTCACATGACTgggaccccataagaagaccaactgtctcaactaatctggaccccagagatctctcagacactgagccaccactcAGGCACATTCACTAGCTGGTacgaggctcccaacacatacacagcagaggactgcctgttctggcctcagtgaaagaagaagcACCTAAGCCTTGAGAAACTTGAGACACCAGGAAGAGGGAAGGCCTGCCAGGGAGGGATGAGGACGCCTTcttggagatggagaaggaggaatgggatgaggaactatcaCAGGGCAGACCAGGAGGAAAATGACAACTGAACAgtaacaatgaataaaaaaaaaatttttaaaggaatgttTTTATTCCCATATCACCAGGGTAAGCCAGAGTGCTGGTAACAGCACTTGAAGAACCTTAATACCTACTATGTATGTACAAACATACAGTGTGAACACAAGTGTTGCTTCAATTTCTCCTTCCAAGTATCACAAATTTTTTTGAGTTTCACtttaatgtaaaatatacaaaaagaagagaagacatccTGAACACAgtatttcctccctcctcttcttccagtccCTCCCTCTGACCTATCCTCACTCCTCATCCCCATTCACCCATCCTTTCTTTgtcctcagaaaagaggaggtcTTCTATGGATAACAACCAGCCTTGACATATCAAGTTGCTGTAGAACTAGGTGCATGTTCTCCAactgaggctagacaaagcaGCCTAGTTATGGGTAACTGATCCAAAGACAgacagcagagtcagagacaggcctTGCTCTTGCTGTTAGGGGTTCCACATGAGATGCAAAACTATTACATATAAGCAGACAGTGTCAGTAAGTCCCATGCATGTTCTCAAGTTGGTTATTCATTCTCTGTGAACCCCTATGGATCCAGATTAATTGGTTCTATAGGTTTTCATATTGCGTACTTGATGCTTGACCTCCTTAAATCCTTTGACACACCTCTTTCATGGAATTCCCCAAGCTAtgcctaatgtttggttgtgggtttcAGCATGTTtctatcaattaaaaaaaatatttataaaatgataaacacaacaagaaaagaataaataaataaaatgagggcCCAAATGGGGGACACTTGGATCCCACTGAGAAAGGGAAATAGAGTAGACATCAGTGGATGATGGAGGAATGGGACTGAGTTTGGGAAgggatggggatgggaacaggagggatcgaGTATGGGGAGGATAGAggaagagagtactgggagagacaactaaaTTGGGGATTGGGATAGAATTTCAGAGGTGAGCTAGAAACCCAGGATCATAGAATTCTCAGGATTCTATGAGAGTCATCCTAGCAATAGGGCATATGGAGTCTGAGTCAGCCAACTCCAGTAAtgaggcaagacttccaatggagggattagCATacaaacccagccacaaaaccctagacctacaatttgtcctgcctactaAATGTGCAGGAGTAAAAGGTGGAAGTAAATTTGAGGGAAGGGCCAATGAATggctggtccaacttgagacccatgccatgagagaaagcccaaccctgacactattaatgatattctgctatacttgcagacaagagcctagcaaaACTTTTATCAGAGAGGCTTCGCAAAGTAATGAATGGAAattgatgcagagacccacaacaaaacattaaatggagcttggagaatcctgtggaagaaagggaagaaggattgaaggacccAGAGGGATCAAAGATATCATAATAAACCCTATAAAATTAACTAATGTGGTCCTACTGGGGATCTTAGAGATGGAACTGCCAACTAGACAGCCTGCATGggctgacctaggccctctgcatttAACAGTTGTCCAGGTAGAACTTCATGTGGGACTGTAAAGGGAGATCAGGGCCTGTCTCTAACTATACTGCCTACCTTTGGATACCTTTCCCCTAGTTGGGCTGTCTGTCTAGTCTCATTgaaagatgcacctagtcttactaCAACTTGACATGCCAAGTTTGGTTTTTATCCACCAGAGGcctcccttttctgaggagaaatagAGGGGgagctgggtggtgggggaaggtACCAAAGAAGAGGGTGGGTGCAGGGAGATAAGGGGAAGCTGTAATTCAGatgtgaaataaagaaataaataactcaataaaaaatacaagaaagaaataaaatttgaatgtaTTTGAATAGAATCTTGCTAATCAAGCAGAAAATCATATTTTCTTAGTTCCTTGTGAGTTCCAAAATTGCTTTCAAATCTTCTACAAAAAATATGCATCCAttatacttctgtttctattctcttGATTTGGACCCCCTCCTACAATCAAAAAACTCAAAATGTGTAATTTGTACAAACTACAAGAGACAGACAAATGCTTCAGTTCACTAAGCCTTTATAAGTGCACCAAAATCCATCTGGAAATTTCTGCATATgagaaaatttataattttataggtTATCCACTGATAAGGATACCCATTATTCctaaacaaatatacatattagcaacattaaatgttttatgtttatgaTTTATACTGATATtgatacatatacatcacatgtatgtgtataagattatatgtatgtatacgcaTATGCGtgcatgtaacaataataattaaagaaattatGACTAACAAAAGGAATTAAAGAGGCCAGGGATGACTTAGAGTGGGGAGAAAGAACATAGAAATTATTTGAACACAatatttatgtatgaaattctcaaattatataaaatgaaagagaaagtttCCTTCTCTATATGACTTAATGCATCAGTAACTTCAAATAAATATTATTCCTTGGGAATTAAGGTTAGAGATTATTATAATCTTTACTTTATAAATACATGTAGTTCTCTGATTTCAGGAGAGATTATTCCTACCTGAATAGATGAAAAATATCTCTATaatttatatgtgaaatatatatatatgcaaatataaacatTCAAAGATATCTCTGAGGTTGATGAACAATAAGCTTTTACATTTACTGAAGACAGTTCATAGTGCATATATTTAGGAAGTTTTTCTATAACTAACTAGCTGTCTGCATACTCTCTTCATTGCTACCTTCATTTCTTGGTTTCTAAATGTGTAGATTACAGGATTCAGAAATGGAGTGATAACTGCATCAAATATGGCCAGAAACTTATCCAGGTGTGTGGAGGGAGATGGCCAGGTATAGAAAAACATTAAAGGACCAAAGAATAAGaacaccacagagatgtgagcTGAAAGAGTGGACAGGGCTTTAGAGGAACCACTTGAAGAATGTTTTTGCACAGTCATTATGATGACAATATATGAGATGATCAATATGAAGAAGGAGCCCACAGAGATGAACCCACTGTTGACTGTGACCATGAATTCCAGCTGGTAAGTGTCTATGCAGGCTAGTTTGATAAACCGAGGAAGGTCACAGTAAAAGCTGTCCAACACATTTGGTCCACAGAATGGTAAGTTTATTACAAAAGCCAGTTGAATCAGAGAATGCATAAGGCCAACCACCCAGGCAGCCATTGAGAACAAGATACACATCCTTGGGCTCATAATGGTCAGGTAATGGAGAGGCTTACATATGGCCACATATCTGTCAAAGGCCATGGCTATGAGCAACACCATCTCCACACCACCAATGACatgaatgaaaaatatttgaGTAACACAACCTGTAAAGGAGATGACTTTATGTTTTCTGAATAAGTCATAAATCATCttgggagaagaaacagaagaaacacctAAGTCAATGAAAGAGAGGTTGGCCAAAAGAAAGTACATGGGAGAGTGCAAGTGAGGGTCAGATGCCACAGTGAACACGATGAGGCAGTTTCCCATCATGCTTGCCATGTAAAACATGGTGGAGAACACAAAAAGCATTAGTTGAATACTCCAGGAGTTGGTGAGTCCCAGGAACACAAACTCTGTCACCACAGACTGATTCACTCCTCCCATTGGTTGCATTGGCATTGCTTCctgaaggaggaaagaggataaACAATAAATTATAATCATATTAATGTAAagtcctgcatgtgtgtgtgtgtgtgtgtgtgtgtgtgtgtgtgtgtgtgtgtgtgtgtgctgaacaTCACTGGTCATCAGAGGATCATATCTATGACTGCAGTGAAATATCACCTCACATTTTCCATAAGTAACAAGGGAAGGTGAAGGGGAATAAGAGAAGAGGACctcagatgaaatgcccaacagtagggagagggaagtTATAGAGGCCAACTCAaggaggaagacagggcatcaaatgagggaggaggCTGCCatctctgacccataattgcTCCTGTTTGAATGAACTACAGAGAATGAAAatagagaggagcctgagaaaaatATGGCCTAGCCACAGGCCCAAAGTGgtatccagctcaaggggaggtcccaaggcctgacactattactgaggttatggAGAGCTCtcaaaaagagacctatcatgactgccctccgaaaaaacccaacaagcagctgaaaaagtcagatgcagatggTTGCACCCAACATATGGACAGAAGCTGataacccctgtggttgaattggggagaggctgaaagaagctgaggaggaggacgagCCTGTAGGAAGACGgtcagtctcaattaatctggaccctgagatctctcaaacactgatcCTCCAAATGGGCAGCAAACACCATCTGATATGAGGCACCCAACatgtatacagcagaggactgctgggtctatGTTAAAttagagatgatgcacctaaccttcaaaaggctggaggccccagagagtttaAAGAtcaggtggggtgggagtggggggtggggacagccacttggagacagagaggtgggaacattcagaaggtggaaagagggtgggcaataaaatctggaataaaaataaatatataaattaattgataaatatataaataggaaaggaaaagaagagaagttaagggaaagagaggggatgggaagggaggggaggacagaggaggggagggaaggcaggaaaggaaggaaggaaggaaggaaggaaggaaggaaggaaggaaggaaggaaggaaggaaggaaggaaaaggaaagggaaggaaagaagttaaggaaaagagagaaaaatgagttcattatattttaatttcaaaaatttgaaaaacatttaagATAACAAATTTGGTTGAATTTTAAAGAAGAATACCATTGTACTTTCTTGATGTGAATATAAATTAGTAGTTTTAGTAAGCCAAAAATGTCTTAGGGGTacatcaaaatgaaaaaacaaacaaacaaacaaacgaaactGGGTTGGTTCCAATGAATTAAAAGTAAAGATGGAGAAGGCCCTATGTGTGATCCTCAACACCAAAATTGATAAAGAAGTTGTAGAGGtttaagaagagaaataaaaggtagagataaagaggaaaaaacataCATAAGAAGTACCAGGCTAGAGAGATAGAGATTGCTTGATTAGCACAAGTATAAGCTGGGTGATTAAGAGAACCTACGCTCAGATCCTAACATCTAAAAAAGAAGCTTATTGTGGCTGTATGTGTCTGTACTCACagtgttgttagaggtggaaatAGATACAGATTCAGtataagatcctatctcaaaggaGTAGAGTGGAGAATGAGAAAGTAGGAGCAAAGACACTGTCTTCTAGCCTCCAAGAAACACGTGTCTGagatattgcacacacacacacacacattcacacacacacacaggaacatacacAAACATCAAGTGTACATAGACTATATCCATAAGCCACACTTACATattcacacaaaacaaataacaaaagtaattacttaaatttaaatctttaattACCATGTGATATAGCAAGtctaatctgaaaaataaatatccAGAAAAAATTATATTCACAAATAAAGACCAATATGAGTAATAGTTGTCAAATGATACATTAGTagataacatacacacacacacacacacacacacacacacacatgtttggaCACAGACTATTATCTGccctcttcaaaaaaaaataaatcctatttttcttttaacatgagCAAGCCTAGAAGTCTTTGTGCTAAATGAAATTAAAGAGACACAGAAAGTCAAATAATGAAATATCTCAGAGTGGGACTCTAAAGATTCTACATTTATAGAATTAGAGAGTACGACAGTTTAGCATGAGCAAATGGGATAGGGTAGAAAGGTTAAGTTGAACATTTTGTCAAAAGGGAAATATACACAATGAGACAGTATGTGTACTTTTGGGAAATTCAATGTACAATGTGATcactatgttttaaaaagtagttccCGCGTGAAAATTAGTAAGGGTAGACTTCAACATTCATACTCTGAATAAGTTTGGGTGGGAAGGATGCTAATTAGCTCGATTTAATCATCATACAACATTCACACATCAATATTTAGacgtttttatattttatttatgcacaTGTATAAATCACCTCATTGTATACCATAAATATATACAGCATCTTTTTGTTAATTCTCCTTCATAAAACCAGAGGAGGAAAAGGTTCTTATTAAACTCATGTATTTTGAAATTGTGATCAAGGAGAAGTGCTGCCAGTCATGTAGTGGTGTAACAATATTGTTGAATTCAGTATTCCCCTACTTTCAAACCAGAACCAGTTCGGAGATGTGCCTGATAACATGGAAGATTAGCCAACACTAACAGCAATTCATCCAAATTCTTTACAATTTCACTTGAAGAATAATGTATTATCAGTTCAATTAGAAATTAAATCTACTCACTCTTCTTCAGCTATCCATGTTGATATCCATGGCGGTGACTATAGAATTTATTCAGGCATGTAGTCTCTTACTTTTAACTTCTCATTTCTGAAAAATGTTTAACCCCAAGGtttatgaaatgtttttattacCATAAAGTCTTACTTTTAGATAGAATTATTAATACATTATCCTTTCATTGAGTTTACTGTACATGAGACTAACTCCCCAAACAGGTACATTTATGCATATTTGCATTCTGTGCAACAATCAGTTACAAGTTTGCATCATTTCCAGACACTTCTTTAACAATTGACATCATAACAAAATCAAGTGTCCAAACTTGAGTGTCAGTCTTGAAGTGCTGGGCATGATATAAATCACTGCCCTAAAATTACTCTAAATTTACCTGAATCTTCTGCAAGATGACATCATTTAGTAGTAACTAAATATGGTTATATCTCTGCAAAAATGTTTCTCTCATTATATtgtaaggttttgttttatttaaagaattatcATAGAACAATGGACAGAACAGGGCTTTCAATTCAAGAACCAAGATTAATACCATTCTTTGGCTACTGACATTTTAATATCAAGctaaataattaaatatctaAGGCTTGgtataatttatttctttgtttgtttgtctgttgtttcTTTACTGAACAAACTAAAATATTGGTTAATATTTAACTTTAAGACTAAAACAAATAGTAGGAACATACATTCAATAAATAAGTATTCCAAATGTGATTTTGcaataaatgttatcattttgCGTTCTTTCACTAGTccataaaaatgttaaacatatGAAATAAAGTAATCTGAAAAGTGAATGTCAGTTAACAGAAAACACCAAAACCTAAGATCCaaaatgtttaattatatattttaatatccatatttactttcttattaatacaagaaatttcaaatataaacttAATGCATTTGTTATCGAAGCACAGTAGATTTAATTGATGTAAATATGTCATAATCTCAATAATTTAAAGTCTGTCTACTGAAATATTGAAAAAAGCTAAACAACTGATTACCTTTGAGCTAGGACCACACTATACATAGgggaataaaaataatactagaaAAGACCACAGAATATTGTCAGCTTTCTGTGAAATTTCTGCATCAGTCAATTGTTCTATGCTCAGAAGTGACAAAATTAGAATCTAATCTTCTCCTAAATGGcatcattttctcctctctttcctccctccaaaccctcatATATACCTCTCcttgatctttttccaatctaaTTCATTGCCTATGTATACATTGATTATTGTCACAATTTTTCTCTTGTGCAGTTCACTTCCTTTTCCTGACTATTCTCCACTTTGTTCTAGACTTCCTTGAGGACATTAGAATGTGGCTCGTGTCCACAGCAATTCCAGTCACAAACTAGCATCTTAGAATAATCCAGTTAAACATTGTTAAGTTTATTTCCATTCATATATTTTACCTGAATGAGAACAACAGCATCTTGGCAGAgtcaggtttctctgtgttctctcacATAATACCACATGCAATCTTCCATTAGGAATATATGAAGCTAATTATATACACCTCGAGAGGCCACTGACCAAGAGACACAGCAAACTCATGAGAGCTTTGAATGAGTTCATGCTTACACGATTTTCCTTTCTCTAGAGAACTATTTGTTTTGGTCAGTGTGACCAACAAACTCTGAAATTCAGATACaatggagaaagagggaaataagAATCTCATTGGTCTCATTAAGCTATTTGTATACAATACATTGAAAATTATTCATTGCGATTATTCCTTACTACAGGATTCATATTTTCTCTAAGTTAACTCTAACCAATGGATTAGAAATATTCAGGGTCAATGTGGTCACTCagtagataaaggcacttgctatcaagcatgaggacttgattTTGATTCCTAGAATCTAtatgtagaaggaaagaaatgactctAGAGAGTTGACTCCTTTCCTCCACACAAGCCCTcctctataaaaataaatagtaattgtAAAAATGTTTACCctcataattttattgttttgtgttgaataaaattttattgtgtatatatac contains:
- the LOC117703814 gene encoding olfactory receptor 4F3/4F16/4F29-like, yielding MPMQPMGGVNQSVVTEFVFLGLTNSWSIQLMLFVFSTMFYMASMMGNCLIVFTVASDPHLHSPMYFLLANLSFIDLGVSSVSSPKMIYDLFRKHKVISFTGCVTQIFFIHVIGGVEMVLLIAMAFDRYVAICKPLHYLTIMSPRMCILFSMAAWVVGLMHSLIQLAFVINLPFCGPNVLDSFYCDLPRFIKLACIDTYQLEFMVTVNSGFISVGSFFILIISYIVIIMTVQKHSSSGSSKALSTLSAHISVVFLFFGPLMFFYTWPSPSTHLDKFLAIFDAVITPFLNPVIYTFRNQEMKVAMKRVCRQLVSYRKTS